In Quercus robur chromosome 10, dhQueRobu3.1, whole genome shotgun sequence, a genomic segment contains:
- the LOC126702023 gene encoding protochlorophyllide-dependent translocon component 52, chloroplastic-like — protein MGNRDIPNGYEVLIENLMDPAHVPYAHYGVKENLPSKNTEADREGCTPIEFKIEKLDGNGFNIVQFQEWSRCTFIAPYLVYASLKPEDQANGSESSAGTRKDTSVQKEFF, from the exons ATGGGAAATAGAGATATTCCTAATGG aTATGAGGTATTGATTGAGAATCTTATGGATCCTGCTCATGTTCCTTATGCACATTATGGAGTAAAGGAAAATCTACCATCCAAAAACA CGGAGGCTGATAGAGAGGGGTGCACACCGATTGAATTTAAGATTGAAAAGTTGGACGGCAATGGGTTCAATATAGTACAGTTTCAGGAATGGAGCAGATGCACATTTATTGCCCCATACCTGGTTTATGCATCTCTTAAGCCTGAGGATCAAGCTAATGGATCTGAATCATCAGCTGGAACCAGAAAG GATACATCTGTGcagaaggaatttttttaa